The window CCTGAAATTTGAAACTATAAATGCAGAAGGTTTAAAAATGATTCCCGGCTTAATTGATGCCCATGTTCATATTGCCGGAGCAGGTGGCGAAGGAGGTCCCGCCACAAGAACACCAGAACTACAATTAAGCCAATTAATAGATGGAGGAATTACTACAGTGATTGGCTGCCTTGGCACTGATGGTTTTACACGAAATCAGGAAAGTGTTCTTATGAAAGTAAAATCGCTACGAGCCGAAGGTGTTTCATCGTGGATGTATGCCGGTGCATACCAAGTCCCAACTCCAACATTAACCGGAGATGTTGGCAGAGATATTTCACTGATAGAAGAAATAATCGGAGTAGGAGAAGTTGCAATTTCCGACCATAGAACATCATTTCCATCCACAGATGAATTAATCAGATTGGTTGAACATGCAAGAGTTGGCGGTATGCTTGGCGGAAAAGCCGGAATAATAAATATACATATGGGCGATGCCAAAAATCCATTTCAGCCAATCCATGATGCTGTTGCAAAAAGCGAACTAAAATACAAACAATTCCTTCCAACACATTGCAACCGAAACGATTATATTTTTGAAGATGCAAAAGAATATGGGAAAAAAGGATATATCGACATCACCGCAAGTTCATACCCATATTTCCCCGAATACGAAATAAAACCATCGAAAGCAATTGTACAATTTCTCGAAGCAGGCGTGCCGCTGGAGCATATCACTATGACTTCCGATGCAAATGGCTCGCTTCCAGATTTCGACGAAAACGGCAATCTCGTAAAACTCGAAATGGGACAACCACGCTCGGTTTTCGATGAAATAATCGACACAATTACTGAAGAAAAACTACCTATTGAAAAAGCTATAAAAGTAGCAACGTCCAATGTTGCCGATATTCTTAAACTAAAGCAAAAAGGAAGAATTTTAGTGGGCAAAGATGCCGACCTTGTGATGCTCGATTCTAAAAATCGAATTTACCATATGATTGCAAATGGAAATATTATGGTGAAAAATGCTAAGGCTTTGAGGAAGGGGGCGTATGAGTAGATTACCAAAATATTTGTAGCTGATAGTATAGTGAGAGGGTGGCTTTAAGCCACCCTCTCACTTTTTGGGCAAATTTATCATAGCTCTCAAATTCATCAAAAATAGATATATATAGACCATGAGTTTAGTTCCGCCTGAATTTTGTCTATTGTACCAAACTTCATAAACTTTCAACTAATATTTTGGCATAAATTCCAGAATTGAAATTATTTTTAATATTTCGTATATATTTCATTTTAATCGAAAGTGTTAATAATATTACTATTTTTGATTTTAATGTAAAGTTGAGTTTTTAAAATTTAGTATAACAATATTTAAGTTTTACATATAAGAGAGGAGGTATATAAAATGTCGCTAAACAATATTATTAACCCAATAAAAACGCACAAAAAAGGAAAAAAACCACTCATCTTAGCTCATCGCGGCTTGGTTACAAAATTTCAGGAAAACACAATGTCTGCTGTAAAAGCTGCCATGGAAAGTGAAAAATGTAACGGTTGCGAATTCGATGTTTTTCTTACAAAAGATAACAAGGTGGTTCTATTTCATGACGAAAATCTGAAACGAGTAACAGGAGTGAACAGAAGCATTTACGAAATGACCTGGAAGGAACTACAAAACCTTTGTGTTCAGAAAAGTATAGAGGTAGATGGAGGATTGAGGCAATACGAAAAGGAAGAAAAAATTCCGCTCCTATCAGATGTATTGGAAGAAATAAAAGGAAAAGATTTTTTTGTCGATATTGAGATTAAAGCCTACCGACCTCAGTGGTCTCAAAGAAAAACAGGAAGCGAAGTGGCCAAAATTATCCAGGCAACAGGAACTGAAAATCAGGTAGTATGTTCTTCATTTGATTTTTTTATGTTACATAATTTAGAAAGAGAACACAAATCAATATTCTCAGGCTTTGCCTACGATGATGACATGCCTCTTAGCCACAAATGGATTAATTTTATTATGGAGCGAAATCTAATCGGGCGTTTTGTTAACTCGAATTTGGCTGTAGTTGAACATACTCTTATTGATGAAGACACTATATCTAAATACCACAAAAAGAATATGAATATTGGCACATATACGCTTTTTCCTCTTACTCCTCCGGGCAATGAGAATGAAAAATATGATTACTATGCTAATGAAGTAAAAAGATTGACAAGGCTAAGTGTTGATTGGATAGAGACAGATAATCCACATTTAGTATATGACTTGATTCACAGCGAAATGTAATTTTTCTTGAATAAAAGAATTCATCAATTACAATATATGAAAACAGAGAAAAATTCCTTGATAAGCGAAGTTTCCAAACTTCGCTTTTTAAATATCCCGATTATTGACAATCAATTATTGAACAAAACGTTTCATCTCGTTTCTATATTTCGAAGCACTTTTTCCTGTAAATTCTTTAAACAATTTATTGAAGTGTGAGAAATTGTTGAAACCGCACTCAAAACAAATATCGGTAATGCTACTTGAACTTTCCGATAGAAGTTTGGTAGCATGAACCACACGATATTCGTTAACCAGTTTTGTAAAAGTTTTCCCTGTCGATTTTTTAAAATACCTGCAAAAAGCTGGAACGGTCATGCTTGCCTCATCAGCAATCTCTGCCAATGGAATTTGTTTTTCGAAATTTTGATTGATATACCTGAAAATAATATCAATTTTTGCACTATCCTGAGGTGAGGTTTCAAAAGCGAAACCATCTGCATTTAACAATGTATAATCTTCGGCAGAAGCCAATTCGTGCAATATCTGCAAAAGCAACAATAACCTGTCAAAACCTTCACAACTCAATAAATTCTGAATCTTCGATCCAATCTCTTTTAAGGTCTCGGATTTATACATCACTCCTCTTTTTGCACGCTCAAACAATAATGAAATAGCTTTCATTTCAGGCAAATTCAAGAATGACAGCCCAAGAAAATCAGGTTTAAACTGCACTATAGTTTCTGAACCTTTCGATGTCAAACGGTCGCTAAAACCATGATGTGGCAGATTTGCACCCAGCAAAAGCAAACGGCTGCTATTGAAATAGGAAAGATGATTACCTATATGTACTTTTCCTTTTCCTTTATAAATAAACACTAATTCTATCTCAGGATGAAAATGCCAATATGCCTGATTCACAACAATTTGCTCGGAGTGTTTCTTCACTAATACAGAGCTTCCAAACTCAGGACTGACTTTCTCATATGATGGTTTCATTTTTATCATAATATAGAATTTTAACCATCAAAAGTACAACAAAAGAAATTATTAAAATATACTGAATTAACAGATATATATACAATATTAACCGTAAATAAAATAATGGCAAATATAAGTGTTAATTAAACATACTTATTGGACAAATCTGTTGTTGTTTTGAGGCATGAACTACCCATACATTTGTCCCGATTTTTTAGTATTAATTTAAAATAAAAAAATATGAAAAATTATGTAAAAAAAAGTTTAGCATTAGTGTTAATGTTTGTAACATTGGTTTCATTCTCAAATAAAAAAGGTTCAGTTTCGAACAAAAAAATCAATAATCCTACAAACTTAAGTTTTGAGAATGTAGCTGAAGGTTCAACATTGCAGATTAAAGATAAGGATAAGTATATCATTTACAAAGAAATAATAGAAATATCCGGCAAGTATTCAAAAAATTTCGATATGTCGAATTTGCCGGATGCAGAATACTTTGTAGAACTCCATATGCAAGACAAAATCGTAATTCTTCCTTTTTCAGTGAAAGCAACTGTTGCAACACTCAGAAAAGCTGAATCCCGTGAAATATTTAAACCCATGGTAAGTGTTCAAGGCGATTCAGTAATAATTTCGAGGAAATTGATGGAGGAAGAAAATTTGAAAATTGAAGTATATTACGAGGGATACGATTTAGCTTATAGTGAAAAAATAAGAGACACAAAAAACCTAAGAAGAATATACGATTTTACCGGTAGTCAGAAAGGGAATTATTTAATAGTTTTCACATCGAAAGGTAGAATATTCACAAATAATATTAGCATTTAGAATAAATATCTTGCAGAAATAAGATTAAAAATTCTATGATAATGTTTCATAGAACTTTTTTTGCTTAAAACAACAAATGTCCTCTGATAGACGAAGTTTCCGAGTTTCACTTTTTTTTCTTCTGACAAATTTTTGTGAATAATATATGCCAAACAAACTACAATATCTCCTCCAATTTTATCCATTCATTTTGTCGCACCACCGGAGCTTTTGAATTGCGGAAATACTATTATTACAAAGATTTTGCTACTTCATAGTCGGAAACAATTCATATTCCTCTCATTTATAGAATTTAAAAATTGGGGATTGTTTCAATGAGAAAAATAGGATGATAAATACTCATCATCATCAACCAAAAGTCAAACCTATGCAAAAATCCAGTATGGACGACATCTTAGTAGCCCGTCATTTATGGCGTGGCTGTAGAATTATGAAAAAAAAGTTTTTGCGGGATTATTGATTTTTTCCAAAAATCATGACAAAACGGTCGAATTAAATATTCAGAAAAAGTTCGAGCCACATATGCCCGGCATTTTAATGGACTCGAAAATATACTCGACAAACCAGTCTTGAGAAAGTTTATACTATCGAACGATTTAGAATTAAAAAGCCTAAGCGAAAATGTTGTAGCTATGCCTACCGTTCAGTTTCTTTCGTAGATTCTGATAATTATTTGGCGAAAAACCATATTATTTTTGGTTTTAAATATTTCACTATGAATACCTATATTCTTAGTCTAACTTTCGTTTTGTTTGCAATTACAAATCTTTTTTCTCAGGAACCACAGTTTGAGTGGACTGCGAGTTTTGGTGGAAATGGTTAGGACTATGGAAATTCTATTGAAGTTGATGAGGCTGGAAATATCTACACAATTGGATATTTTGAAGATACTATTGATTTTGATCCCGGTAATGGAGTATATAATCTAAATTCAAATGGTGGGTATGATATTTTTATTTCAAAAATGGATCATTCTGGGAATTTTGTTTGGGCAAAAACTTTTGGCGGCAGCAATGATGATAAAGGGAACTCTATAGCTATTGATGTTACCGGGAATATATATATCACAGGAAATTTCAAAAATACAGTTGACTTTGACCCAAGAAGTGGAATATCCAACTTAATTTCAAATGGTGGTAATGATATCTTTATAATGAAATTAGATTCTTCAGGAAATTTTGTTTATGCAAAAAATATTGGGGGAAGTTATGATGATTCAGGTTTTTCATTGGCACTCGATACCTCTGCAAATGTTTATATCACCGGTAGTTTCACAGACATTACTGATTTTGATTCAGGAATTGGAGTTTTCAATCTGACTTCAAATGGAAATGAAGATATATTCATAACGAAATAGGATAGTTCAGGCAATTTCATTTGGGCAAAAAGCATGGGAGGAGTAGGCAAAGATAATGGTCAATCTATTGCTATTTATGTTATTGGAAATGTTTATTTTGCAGGATTTTTTTTTTAACTGTTGATTTTGACTCAGGCTCAGGAGAGTTTAATCTTAGTTCAAGCGGAAGCGATGATGCTTTTATTAGCAAGTATAATTCATATGGGGATTTTATTTTTGCAAAAAAAATGGGAGGAATTGAATCTGATTATGTTTTTTCTATAGCACTTGATCCTGCCGGATATGTTTATACTATTGGTGATTTTTCTGGAACATCTGATTTCAATCCGGATACTGCGGTTTATTATCTCACTTCTAATGGTAGTAATGATATTTTTATTTCTAAGCTTGATGATTTAGGCAATTTTGTTTGGGCAATAACCACAGTTTATACAATATTTTTACATCGAAGAAAATGGACAAAAGAGCATGTACAGATAGATAGTTTATTTATTTACAAACCTACACTTAAATCTAAGATCAAAAGATGA of the Bacteroidota bacterium genome contains:
- a CDS encoding beta-aspartyl-peptidase, with product MMKLIKQAEIYSPEPIGKKDVLIGGGKILAIEDEINLPENLKFETINAEGLKMIPGLIDAHVHIAGAGGEGGPATRTPELQLSQLIDGGITTVIGCLGTDGFTRNQESVLMKVKSLRAEGVSSWMYAGAYQVPTPTLTGDVGRDISLIEEIIGVGEVAISDHRTSFPSTDELIRLVEHARVGGMLGGKAGIINIHMGDAKNPFQPIHDAVAKSELKYKQFLPTHCNRNDYIFEDAKEYGKKGYIDITASSYPYFPEYEIKPSKAIVQFLEAGVPLEHITMTSDANGSLPDFDENGNLVKLEMGQPRSVFDEIIDTITEEKLPIEKAIKVATSNVADILKLKQKGRILVGKDADLVMLDSKNRIYHMIANGNIMVKNAKALRKGAYE
- a CDS encoding helix-turn-helix transcriptional regulator produces the protein MKPSYEKVSPEFGSSVLVKKHSEQIVVNQAYWHFHPEIELVFIYKGKGKVHIGNHLSYFNSSRLLLLGANLPHHGFSDRLTSKGSETIVQFKPDFLGLSFLNLPEMKAISLLFERAKRGVMYKSETLKEIGSKIQNLLSCEGFDRLLLLLQILHELASAEDYTLLNADGFAFETSPQDSAKIDIIFRYINQNFEKQIPLAEIADEASMTVPAFCRYFKKSTGKTFTKLVNEYRVVHATKLLSESSSSITDICFECGFNNFSHFNKLFKEFTGKSASKYRNEMKRFVQ